A part of Ptychodera flava strain L36383 chromosome 11, AS_Pfla_20210202, whole genome shotgun sequence genomic DNA contains:
- the LOC139143678 gene encoding uncharacterized protein isoform X3, translating into MPRRSETTVAAIQANTNTKGVLTVQVAKPLTVSKYQIGDKEKTAGRTVVCDNTAPIICYVEDPPKFSSFHESKVIMIKKYSTRLQDGNLIVSVGKNTEVFDVNKVLEIPEALLTAAQVLDVPVAPAVNITEARTSPRKRKLTVEGKVIKVSDVQTVGHKNIPLKKFHLQDATGDVSVALWRDQSKLSVAVDDCISVSCLQVGEYRKEPVLSSTDFTMIKPVPKENLKIFLPLMFLMMRLCRLEPLLVSLKQSCTHLALTKDVEIKPWMKITPV; encoded by the exons ATGCCTAGGAGATCAGAAACCACAGTAGCTGCTATACAAGCAAATACCAATACCAAAGGAGTTTTGACAGTTCAGGTTGCAAAACCGTTAACTGTATCAAAATACCAAATTGGAGATAAAGAAAAAACAGCCGGGCGAACTGTGGTTTGTGACAACACAGCACCAATAATTTGCTATGTTGAGGATCCTCCTAAATTCTCTTCCTTTCATGAGTCAAAGGTAATCATGATCAAGAAATACTCCACCAGATTGCAGGATGGCAATTTAATAGTGTCTGTTGGTAAAAACACTGAGGTGTTTGATGTCAACAAAGTACTAGAAATCCCTGAAGCACTTCTGACGGCAGCTCAAGTTCTCGATGTACCTGTGGCACCTGCAGTCAACATTACTGAAGCAAGAACATCACCACGTAAAAGGAAATTGACAGTTGAAGGCAAAGTTATCAAA GTATCTGATGTCCAGACTGTTGGTCACAAAAATATACCTTTGAAGAAATTCCATCTCCAAGATGCAACTGGTGATGTCAGTGTAGCACTTTGGAGAGATCAGTCAAAGCTATCAGTTGCGGTTGATGACTGTATTTCAGTTTCATGTCTCCAAGTTGGTGAATATAGAAAAGAGCCAGTTTTGTCTTCAACTGACTTCACCATGATTAAG CCTGTACCTAAAGAGAATTTGAAGATCTTCCTGCCATTGATGTTTCTGATGATGAGGCTATGCAGACTGGAACCATTATTGGTGTCTCTGAAGCAAAGTTGTACCCATCTTGCCCTAACAAAAGATGTCGAGATAAAGCCCTGGATGAAGATCACACCTGTTTAA
- the LOC139143678 gene encoding uncharacterized protein isoform X2: MKFCQGNMPRRSETTVAAIQANTNTKGVLTVQVAKPLTVSKYQIGDKEKTAGRTVVCDNTAPIICYVEDPPKFSSFHESKVIMIKKYSTRLQDGNLIVSVGKNTEVFDVNKVLEIPEALLTAAQVLDVPVAPAVNITEARTSPRKRKLTVEGKVIKVSDVQTVGHKNIPLKKFHLQDATGDVSVALWRDQSKLSVAVDDCISVSCLQVGEYRKEPVLSSTDFTMIKPVPKENLKIFLPLMFLMMRLCRLEPLLVSLKQSCTHLALTKDVEIKPWMKITPV, translated from the exons GAAACATGCCTAGGAGATCAGAAACCACAGTAGCTGCTATACAAGCAAATACCAATACCAAAGGAGTTTTGACAGTTCAGGTTGCAAAACCGTTAACTGTATCAAAATACCAAATTGGAGATAAAGAAAAAACAGCCGGGCGAACTGTGGTTTGTGACAACACAGCACCAATAATTTGCTATGTTGAGGATCCTCCTAAATTCTCTTCCTTTCATGAGTCAAAGGTAATCATGATCAAGAAATACTCCACCAGATTGCAGGATGGCAATTTAATAGTGTCTGTTGGTAAAAACACTGAGGTGTTTGATGTCAACAAAGTACTAGAAATCCCTGAAGCACTTCTGACGGCAGCTCAAGTTCTCGATGTACCTGTGGCACCTGCAGTCAACATTACTGAAGCAAGAACATCACCACGTAAAAGGAAATTGACAGTTGAAGGCAAAGTTATCAAA GTATCTGATGTCCAGACTGTTGGTCACAAAAATATACCTTTGAAGAAATTCCATCTCCAAGATGCAACTGGTGATGTCAGTGTAGCACTTTGGAGAGATCAGTCAAAGCTATCAGTTGCGGTTGATGACTGTATTTCAGTTTCATGTCTCCAAGTTGGTGAATATAGAAAAGAGCCAGTTTTGTCTTCAACTGACTTCACCATGATTAAG CCTGTACCTAAAGAGAATTTGAAGATCTTCCTGCCATTGATGTTTCTGATGATGAGGCTATGCAGACTGGAACCATTATTGGTGTCTCTGAAGCAAAGTTGTACCCATCTTGCCCTAACAAAAGATGTCGAGATAAAGCCCTGGATGAAGATCACACCTGTTTAA